Below is a window of Sylvia atricapilla isolate bSylAtr1 chromosome 2, bSylAtr1.pri, whole genome shotgun sequence DNA.
GCTTGCTGAAATCTGCACTAGGGCAGCACTAGGGCCCATCAGCTTTTAGCAATGCCCTCCAAagtcacccagcccagccctgagggcacacacacacacattggAGTTTTGCATTTCACTCTGAAgtcaccctgtgccagctgccttTCCACATGAGGCACCTCAAATCCCTCTCTGGTTTATGCCATGGGTAGGGATCACTGGTTTCCCTATATCACTATAGACTGTGCCCCCATTGGAGCACTCCCAAGCTCAGCTTTAACTTGGAATCCCAAACTCTAGTGGAATCCCTGAGCCATTTGTGATGTagctgagagcagccagcactTGCTTGGTGGCACACAGCACCCAGGGAACTGTGTGAAGTGACAGACATTAATTAGctctcagacacacacactgagcAAAGAACCTAAGCCAAGAGACACACTCCAGTGACATCTTCATCCAGGGCAATCCACCACACTGTAGGGAATGGATGTGGCAAGCATGGCAACAAGGGATAAAGGAATGCCTGCTGTGCCCACCCAGCCCTTCAGACACCAGGGAACACACATGCCAgagcacatcccagctccagggctttGTGGAAAGCAAAACTCCATCACAGCCCCAGAAATGCCCACAGCATCACCCGAACAGTCCCCACACACTTACGagtttcttcttctgtttgGAACCATCCTTGTACACAAGGACCACGGCAGTTTTGAACACTGGAGGAGGAAGTCAGAGACAAAAGCTatggagtcacagaatcacagaatcctgggatACCtggggttggaaggcacctctggaCATCACCCAGTCCAACCCTCCTaccaaggcagggtcacctgagcaggtgacacaggaattCAGGATTTCTGGGATATCTCCAGAGATGGAGACTCCACACTTCCCCAGGGCTCTGGCCCCTCCATGGACAGAAGCTCTTCCTCAGGTTGAGGTGGAACTTGTTATGTTTCAGTTCATGGccactgctcctcatcctgtcactggcaGAGCCTGGCACCATCCTCTGACAGCCCTTGGGGATATTTGTGTGGGTTGATGGATCCCCTCTCAGCCTTCCCTTTTCCACACTGACtaggcccagctcccacagcctctccccAAGAGAGTCCAAAAGGCTTGAAATGGGTCTCCTCTATTTTCAAGCACACAAACCTTTCACCTGAGGCAGGAAAACTACCAGAGAGCAGAACTGAGCATTGCAGCAGAGAGACAAGCCCATGTTTAAGTCCCAGTCCTGGGGAAGGCCATGCTCAGTTACTCTCACTATCTGCTCAGGCACAATGTTAGGCATTCAATATATGCTTTAAGGCATGTGAAATAAAAGTCCTTGGATACAAACCGAATGCTGCCAGCTCAGGTTCCTTCTTCCActtgcccagggaagcaggagggtTCAGCCAGATCACTGTGTTATGCAAGAGCAGGTCCCCCATGGAAAGGTCGGCAACCTgccaaaaccaacaaccaagGCTTTGAATGAGCTCAAGGAGTCTGAGATGAGTTTTCAGCTCAAGAAAACTTGCATCAAGTCTAGTCCTGCACAAAATTCCCCCCAGCAAACTCCTGGAGTATTTCATCAGCAGATTGCAAACAGATGCATGTAACCCTCTGATTAATGAGCATAAATTAGGGTAAATTAAACTCAAGAGTCCAGCTTTTGGAAATCTGGGTCAAAACCAgatgttttctttgccttttgttccCCTTTGTCCATTTTTCTCCCTAGCAATTTGTCTTTTGTTGGAATATTTAAGCACATATTCAGTTTAGGGTAAAGTTTAGAGACTGCATCAGGTGCAGTGGTCAAAGCATCCTCTCCCCACAGGTGCTGTGGCTCTTGACTTTTGCCCAGAGGCTCCTCTATGGACACTACACTGCTGGGAACAGACTAAGAAAGGAGCTCCCAAAACTGCTGGGAGATGCAGCAACCAGACTTTTGTCCTTATGGTTCCCCAGAGTGACAAACTGAGAATCATCCCCAGTTCAGGGGCATGTAATCCCACCATTCCCACAGTGGAGTATCAATGTAATTCAGTTCAGGTCTTGAACTGAGCTGGGATTTATCTGTTCGCACCAGGATCTACTTCAATGGCACAGCAGGAAAGGTAAATACTGGCACCACAATAAGAGCCCTTTCCTCTCTAAACCTgatttttacctcttttttctcccccgTTTGTTCTGCTATGAGTTGGTCAAACACTGCCCCATATTCTTCATggattttctgcatttcattgATGTGGCTGGCAACTTTGTTCATTGTTTTGATGGCCACTGGAAGAGAGACAGGGAATGAGTGAAAGGGGATTTTAACCCTCtgagaggaagggaggggaggaggttCAAGAGCAGAGGTGAACCAGAGACCAGTGGGGTTAAGTCCTTACCATCAAGGTGATAATGTTCCTCACTGTCCACGTCAGTGAGAGCAAAGAGCTCCTTGAGCAGGAGGGGGTATTTGAGTATCCTCTGGATGGGTTTGATGAGGTAAGACTCCAGGGTGGAGGAGTGCTGCCGCCGCGGGTTCTGGGCATCCAGGAATGCCTTGAAAGCAGTGTCTGTCTTGGCTGCAAGGTTCAAAGGAAGGCAGTGGATCAATGAAAAATCATCACTGCTGCCCTGAGAAAGCAACTTTTCCAGGTTTAAATTGGTTTATCTGGAGACATTTTGTAAGGAAGTGCAGATTTCTTGGGCCTGCAGAATTAGATTTCCGCCCTCCAGGATTTGAGTCACTGACACTCTCCCTGGATGTGCTATTTAGGATTTTACAGCAGGCATCCACCTCCAGCATGGGCAATTTTTACTTTCACTATCCATGATTGAATTTCCTGAGTGGGAAGGGCcccaccaggatcatccagtccaattCCTGTCCCGGCACAAACCCTGaaacaaccccaccctgggcatccctggcagtgctgtccaaaggctcctggagctctggggccatgcccatttccctggggagtgcccagcaccttccaggggaagaaacttttcctaaaTCCAATCTaaccctcccctggcccagctccagcccttccctgggtgctgtccctgtcccagggagcagagattgGAGCTGCCTCTTGGGAGAAGCTGCAGACAGCAGTAAGTACTTCTGGCCTGACAACTATTTTAGAGCAGCACAAACTGTTTTAATCATCTGCTCCCTCTAAGCAAAGTCTCAAATTGGACATTTGTGAGAAGTTGCTGCTTCTAAGCCATGGTGCAACCCACAATATTGGCAAGTCTGGTCCTTGTTACCTCATTAAACCTTAAAATGCAGCACTGAGTCACCGGAACCATCCAAAgctggagagaagcaggagcagTAAACTGAAACTAATGCACCAGATTTTGGGAGCACAGGCAGACTGGACACCTGATTGCCATCATCTTCTCTACCTGACTGCTATGAATTTATAGAATTGCCATTTTCTCTGTTGCTCCCTCCACTGGAGCAtaaggagggagggaaggaggaggtggtATTTATAGACATACAAATTATTCAGTGCAGGAGCAATTCCACACAAATGCTTTTATTGGAGTCATGTCTCCTGCCGGGGTTGGAGTTTTTCTGCAGGCAGTCACCTGATTTCCATAAAGCAACTAGAATTTCAAGTGCAAAAGCCACCTGCACCTCAGCTGAGGACACCAAGTGACACCTGAAATACACTCCCAGGCTTTTGAAGAGATTTATCTCTGGAATAGGATTTCAAGTTCAGTTTATGCCATAATTCAAGCATAAAACTTTCTCATTTATAAATACAGTcagcagtggaaagaaaagcaaaataaccaGATCTTCCTAGTCTACAGCTTTAACATCAGGGTCCAACAGAGTCATTCCAAAAGAAAGCATGGATGTGACTGGCAACAAatcatttatttatgtattccATAGAGCTGCCAAGTATTCTTTGCAGCACAGGGAATAAAAGTTTACaagctgaaatgcaaagaagaaaaagtgcactgaaaaaaataccaaaaaaaccccaaaacacacaacCTCCAAACCaaccaagaaacaaaaaaaaaaaaaacgtaaATCAAAATTTCTGACTGTCAGACATTGAGATGTTTGAAAAACAAGAGTTCCTCCCTCACAGGCATTGCTGCTACAACTGGAACCATTCATTTGTTTAAGGTCTTGGCCAAAAAGGAATTGCACGAAGCGCTGGTGACTCCGGGAGATTTACACTTCCACAGGGGAAAACATCCCTGGGAGGAAGCTGGCCCAGAAGCCAGACCACAGGCTTTTATCTCTGGCTCAGCAAGCCAAGCCCTGCTGGGAGTTCTGACATGGAAACTTCTCAGACAAATTGGAATGAAAgcaagaggaaggagagagaggagagagggctAAAATAATTCGCCAACTCCCATAAAACATTCTCCCAGGCTGATCCTCTCCTAGTGGCTGCCAGTGCTCCACCATACTGGCTGAGGCTTCCATGGGATTCCCACCAGCAAAGATTGCTGGCACAAACTCCAGGAGGATGCAGAGGTCACTACAGAGCCAGCACTCCTGGTTCCAGAGCACACAGTGAGCcatcagcacagagcacagagccacGATGTGATTCCATTCAGGAAAACTTCCCACGTGACTGGAAACAAACTAAACACAGCAAGGGAGAATAACCAAAATGTGGGGAGAGAACAACTGCAAGCAGGATGAGCCAGGTGCTGTAATGAGCTGCTCAGGGGTCACCAAGGGGTGGTCCCACAAcccccacagcacagagcctcTCCAGACATAACTCCCTgctccaaaggctcctggagagcagccaggcacCTGTGTGCCCCCATTCCTGCCCTGAGAGGTTTGGGATGCACTGACCACAACCAACAAGTGGCTGTGAGAGCTCTGGAAGGGGCGCTTACCTTTGACCAGGACTTTGGGGACTTTTGTGTGGCTGGCACAGAAGGCACTGTACAGCTTGAACCTGTCAGCGTAGTACAGGAAGGATCCACCCAGGGAGAACAGCACTTTCTGtgattcaaagagaaaaaagcatcaGTAAAAAGTTACATTTAGTTACTTCGCCTTCAGCCAGGTCATCTGGAGCTTCCACCCAGCTTTTGGAGGACAGGACGACGCAGTTTCAGTGTGTTTGCACACCAGGACATCACTGCTGGagtgagcccagaggaggcaccaggatgagcagagggatagagcagctctgctgggaggaaaggctggcacagctgggattgttcagcctggacaggagaagctttggggtgacctcagTGTGGCCTGAAGGGAGCCTGCAAGGAAGACGGAGAGAAACTATTTACAGGggctggagtgacaggacaaaggggaatgtCTCCAAACTGAAACAAGAGTAGGTTTAAATGGGATATCAGAAATGAATTCTgccctgtgaggatggggaggccctggcacagggtgcccagagaagctgtggctgcccctgcatccctggaagtgtacaaggccaggttggacagggcttggagtaacctgggatagtggaaggggTGGAACTGGGGGATCCTGCAGGTTCCTTCCACCTAAACCCTTCTGTGACTCCCTGATTCATCCCCCACGACACAGGCCCAGCCATGGTGTGTGGATTCAGCCTCTGTAATCAGCATCATCAGCCCAGTCCcgtgctggaggcagcactAATGCCACAGGAActgagctcccagctccagagctgggctTAAAACCTCACTGACCTCAGCACTGGCCAGAGGCCACAGAGAGGACCGGATGTGTCTGACCCTGCAGTGATcagggcacagaggagctgcaggcaaCACTCATGCTTGGAAATGTGGTGTTTAGGGTCAGCCACAATCCCAAAATGTCCTGGGAACCAGACAGCACCTGCTGAGGGGCTGAGACCATATGtgggcagcctggggacactgagtGGGAGAGGGGGAAGCAAAGTGCAGAACTGAAACCGCAGAGTCCCACATTTCACACTCAGCTGCTTTCAGACAAGACCCAGAGACAGAACTAAAAGGGAGCATGGTGCAGTTTTTCTGAcaagagctggaagcagcagcactcaggagATGGAGTTTTCTCTGGAAGGAGCCTTCATTGGCACTCTTCCCTTACAGCTCAGAGCACACAGGGGTCAGAGgaactattattattattattattatcgTTATCATAATTACTACTACTCCTGTCCTTTACCAAGGTGAGTGGTGCTCAAAGCCAGAGTGAAATTTCCCCAATGGAAAAACATTCTGTCATCTCCTTGCCATGCCTCCACCACCAGTACCACTGTGTTAAACAAAATGGAATTTGTTCCCATGTTTCCCTGGGTTTCAAATAAAGCTCACAGAGTTGCAGGTTACATTCCTACCTGTGAAGATGCACACCTGCTGAAAAGCAGAAGTATTTGCCACCACGGACTGAAACTGGAAACACAAAATTCCGTGTATTGTTCCGATCTGTAGCCCCAGAGGGCTCCTGAACATGAGACTTGTCAGGACGAAGATTTTATGTAACTTTCCATTTCTAGCATTTCCTGACAGCTCAAGGCAAGAAATCTGGCAGAAGGGCAAGAATAGAACCAAAAAGCACATGGTTTCTAGTGCTCTATATGGCTAAATGTAGCATAAACTACAATTGCAGCAGGATAATttttcagcagcaccagcatcaGTTGAAAATTCATCTTAAATGGAAGCAGATGCAGGTTTTTACATGAACAGTGGCAATGGTCAGAAAAATGGAGAGTGTTAAAGGTCTCAAAATTTAAACAATGAGACAATGTAAATAATGTGGTTTTCATATATGAAAGTAAACAATTATTACCTTAAATTGCTCAACCTTTTCAAGCTTTTCCAGGTCTGGAACCAGCCTTACTCCATCTTCCAGAGTTTTCAAGAACTCTACCTGGAATGCTACCATTTCAGTCAGATTCCCAAAGAGAACATCCAGctaataaaaggaagaaaaaaaaaaaaaaaagcagaatgctGAAAATATCACTTTGAGGCTAAACTGTGTTTTCTAGACCTGCAGCAATTCTCAGTCCAGTTGTATAATCATTGTGATGTCAGGAAAAAACAAGCTGCAGACATTATTGAGCAGCACCTCGATGCTCTACTTAATCCATTATTTGAAAGAACTGGAATTCAGTGGAATTAATTTCAGCCAAATAAGCCtggctgggtgggcagagtggAGGGGCAGGCAGAAGCTCTCTGGCAAAACGACAAGCAAAGGTCAACATACCTCATCTGGTGTGAGGAAGGTTTCTTTTTGTAGAGGCTTCAGGTATCTCTCCATCAGGCAATTTAAGTCctaaaaattcaggaaaagattCCCATGTTGGTCCCTCGGACTGCCTCTGGATATTTACAGTAACTATCCACAATAATCTGagaatttttaagaactttaatttaataattctCAAAAAACAATctgagaatttttccttttcacacaCAACGTGAAATAGCTGGACCTCACACGATTtcagacaggaaaaggaaacatttaCACGTTTCTAGCTACAAAATCAACAAGATCTCAGCGAGCAGCGACTGCACACCAGCTAAGCCATCTGAGAACAAAACCAGCCATTTGGAAATGCCTTCTTTCAGTGGGTTAACTTATATTTCAGGCCCAGACTGCAGAACTGAATGCAAGTCCACCAGCAGAGAGGGACAcgaggcagcagaggagaaagcaagagagcagagcaggagaggtgaCGCCGCAGCCCCTCACCTTGACGTAGGTGCGCTCGGTCTCCAGGAGCTCACAGATGACCTTCCTCAGCTTGTCAGCGTCCGTGAGCTGCCTCATGGTGCTCAGCTGGGGCCCTGCACAGTCCTGGGGGGGAGCACTGCAGTCAGAGGGGTTCATTTCATGCAGGCTGCGACAGAAAGCTGCGACCTGCTCTGTGCTCttgggagagaagggagaggaaagagcagTGGTAATATTGGAAGTCAGAGCCAGAGGAAGCAGGGGGCTGAGGAGCggctgcagctgagcagttTGGGGACTTTTCAACAGGCACCACAAGTGTCTATCCTGTCTCTCTGTGACTGGggataaaggagaaaaaaagaaaaaaaaaaaaaaaaaagaaaaaaaaaaagttgcagaaCTCTAATTAATTGAAGTGCTGTTGAACTCCATTCCTGGTTTCAGACACgtgaattttaattaaaacaggcTCATCCAGCACTTAAGATTGACAAACCCACAGAGAGACCCAAGAATTGGGAACCAAAAATGCCTgtgcaaacaaaacacacagcccagccccctgccagttccccaggcagggctgcagcagcactgtttacagctctgcagaaacCACTCACGTTGGGCTTtggggaagcagagctgcccagctACAGGCCCTGCAGGCTCCAGGCACAAGCCCTTTGGGAAAGCAGCTGTATCCCCAAGCTGTGTCTGGAAATGTGCCTGGCAGGGTGAACTTCTTCCCAGTAAGTGCcgcttcccagggctgctccatctCACTGCTTGCTTTAATATTTCATCAGCTGCCTATATAAAAAGCCAGTTATCCTCACTTCACCCCCTCGTGTTAGATCATTTCCTCACATCTTTCGTTACCCTGAAGAGTTTGGAGCAGGAATAGTCTCTGGTGTCAGTGATGACAGCCCCAGGCTTCCACGATTGCCAAGGCAGCCATGGGCTGTCTCCAACCCTCCCAGAGACCTggagggaaaagagcagctccagtgacCACACCTGATCATCCTGGCAGGGGATCTCAACCCAGGTTCAGGgatttcccagcactgcctctaCAGCCCCCCAGTTCgggaatttctccatggaaggGGTTGTTAAGCATTGTCAGGGGCTGCCCATGGAGGTTTGGAGTCCctatccctggaggtgtccaaggaattcctggatgtggcactcagtgctctgggctggggacaaggtgggcaaTGGGGACAGCTTAGACTCCATGGTCTCAGAGGTGTTCTCCAACGTGGGTAATTCTGTGCAGCAACTGACCCAAAATCAGTCTGTTCAACCAGAGAAactcacagagagcagagaaggggaaaaaaaaaaaaaaaaaaaaaaaagcccatccCCGCCTTGCAGTTTGGAGACaaagctctgctcccaggacaCCACTTCACTCCCACCCACTGGAAGTTGTGATCTCCCTGTTTTCGAAACCATGCAGCCTGCTCACACAGAGCTATTTCCTCTCCATGCACCTACAATCCATGTTAGGACAGGGAAGGACTTCCACCCCCTTCCCTTAGAGGTCTCTTAGGGTAGCAAATGCTCCCCTGAGGTCCCACTGCACAGCACATGAGCAAAGATACTCATTACACAAAGGATCATTTACTTCAGGACGCAGGTGGAAGCCAGGAACTCATTGTAACTGGCTGTCTGTACGAAAATGCCTTTTGGACACACTTTATTACAGGGAAAATATTCACCTTCCATTCCTGAGGTTTAACTCATAtgtggaagaaaggaaaaatattgcaagttgagggcaggaggaagcagtGAGTTGGACCAGTCCATCTCCAACTCACTCTGCTCCTGGCATGTTCACTGAGATTTGAGATTCATTAGTCTTAACTATTCAATAATTCCTGCTATTTCTCAGCAAGGTTCCACCTATACTTGCTGTGCTTTTAAGTCTAAAGCATACACAAACCTTTAGAATAGATTAGATCTCCATCAGATTTCAGCAGGTGTAACCTCGATCCCAACAGCTGGCTGTGGGTTAAAGCCTGGCTCCAGCTCAGGTTAAAACACCTTCCCAAaccccctgctctgctgggaaggCCCAGAGAACTGAAGCTCAGATACAATAATCCCAGGACAGGCAGAGTGCTGCTCAGCAATGGTTGGCTTTGTCAGCACTACCTGAGGCAGATGTGTCCAGTGGTGTTTTGCCTTAAGATCCAAATGTACAAATAAACCCAGTTCTAATGCCTAAAGCACAATCTGGaatcaaaccccaaaataaatcAAGTGTTTTAAGCAGTTCCTGCTGGCACCCTGCAGATGCTCCCATC
It encodes the following:
- the TIAM1 gene encoding rho guanine nucleotide exchange factor TIAM1 isoform X2; the encoded protein is MSALWRGNRKLRSESAGRDGDSLFRMLYLSTEQVAAFCRSLHEMNPSDCSAPPQDCAGPQLSTMRQLTDADKLRKVICELLETERTYVKDLNCLMERYLKPLQKETFLTPDELDVLFGNLTEMVAFQVEFLKTLEDGVRLVPDLEKLEKVEQFKKVLFSLGGSFLYYADRFKLYSAFCASHTKVPKVLVKAKTDTAFKAFLDAQNPRRQHSSTLESYLIKPIQRILKYPLLLKELFALTDVDSEEHYHLDVAIKTMNKVASHINEMQKIHEEYGAVFDQLIAEQTGEKKEVADLSMGDLLLHNTVIWLNPPASLGKWKKEPELAAFVFKTAVVLVYKDGSKQKKKLGGSHRASIYEDWDPFRFRHMIPLEALQVRALASADAETNSVCEIVHVKSESEGRPERTFHLCCSSPEHRKDFLKAVHSILRDKHRRQLLKTESLPSSQQYVPFGGKRLCALKGARPAMNRAVSAPSKSLGRRRRRLARNRFTIDSEAVHGSSPEKEPAQPAQGGDTDRWVEEQFDLAQYEEQDDIKETDILSDDDDFCEAARGTQRELRERLQATSLAGGRRPCQERLCPPGDAHAARMAQLRKQAALPAINGAAEGHGEEVIWVRREDFVPGRKLNTEL